The Candidatus Angelobacter sp. genome includes a region encoding these proteins:
- a CDS encoding efflux RND transporter permease subunit, translating to MPKFAIRYPYLIVVLCLITCVVGVTSLVQLPVDLFPAIRIPVVVVATFYSGMPPEQIENDITGRFERFFTLGSGIDHIESRSLPGVSLIKVYFQPGTDPDSAVTTIANLASANLRRLPPGTLPPVVLKFDASSLPVCLITLKGRDMNEAQLRDFGQYTVRNQVANVPGASVPQPFGGRYRQIMVYVDPLKLQAHQLSVMDVVRSVNDSNLILPAGDVRIGPFDYNLYANSQLENIDEINRLPLKTVGNASVLVADVGQAKDASQIQYNIVRVDGQPSVYLPVLKQGGSTISVVKGIKDAVSHLLDVPKELVTKVVFDQSIFVKNAIKNLCLVGAVGLILTAGMILMFFGKLRATMAVLLSIPLSVLAAFIALSASGNTVNAMILGGLALAFPRLINNSVVVLENIFRHLEMGEPPEVAAEKGGNEVALPVLAATLATAVVFFPVTFLYGVSKFLFSALAVAVVLSLAASYLIAMTVVPLFCAKYLKFERQSKPDVSPKKPSFAGRFQAWFNGLFGRFLQQYGRMLDRALARPLRTVLGLMALCVLGFAVYPLVGVSYFPKTDPGQFLINLKAPSGTRLEQTAKLVQRVEDIIRREVPADELDVTVANIGVTPGFSSIYTSNSAQHTAMVQTSLKTGHRISSYDYMERVRRRIRAELPQVSVYLQSGGLVDAIINLGFPAPIDIQVNGSNLEKAHQLAQDIERKVRALPGVSDVLVPQDIDYPALQLSVDRIHAAELGLTSKEVVQNVITALTSDQMIAPSYWVDPKSGNDYLLTVQYPESTIKDFTDLMAIPLRGQRHLHTTRLDNVSGLRHISSPTEVDHYQLRRVMDVYVSPSGESLGNLARSVEKIIAGTKVPDGLHVTLRGVVQGMRSSFRTFELGLILAVVLVYLILLAQFKSFIDPLLILLAVPAGLVGVLLALFFTHTTLNVMSLMGVVMVVGIVASNSILILEFMQRLRAEGMPVDQAVREACRVRMRPVLITSLATFVGLLPMAAKFGTGSEAYAPLALAIIGGLLTSVVLTVFIVPAAYLLVYRRRTAQAGALADDKATRC from the coding sequence ATGCCCAAGTTTGCGATCCGCTATCCGTATTTGATTGTGGTGTTGTGTCTCATCACCTGCGTGGTGGGCGTGACCAGTCTCGTGCAGCTTCCAGTGGATTTATTTCCCGCCATCCGCATCCCGGTGGTCGTCGTGGCCACGTTTTATTCCGGGATGCCGCCTGAACAGATTGAAAACGACATCACCGGACGCTTCGAACGGTTCTTCACTTTGGGCAGCGGCATTGACCACATCGAGTCGCGGTCGCTGCCCGGCGTCAGTTTGATCAAGGTTTATTTTCAACCGGGCACGGACCCGGATTCGGCTGTCACGACGATCGCGAATCTCGCGTCGGCCAATCTGCGCCGGCTGCCGCCTGGTACGCTGCCGCCGGTCGTTTTGAAGTTTGACGCGTCGAGCCTGCCCGTGTGCCTGATCACCCTCAAGGGCCGGGACATGAATGAGGCTCAGTTGCGCGACTTCGGCCAGTACACGGTGCGCAATCAGGTGGCCAACGTCCCCGGCGCATCCGTGCCGCAGCCCTTCGGCGGGCGTTACCGGCAAATTATGGTCTATGTGGACCCGCTCAAACTCCAGGCGCACCAGTTGAGCGTGATGGACGTGGTGCGTTCAGTAAACGATTCCAATTTGATTCTGCCCGCCGGCGACGTGCGCATCGGTCCGTTCGACTACAATCTTTATGCGAACAGCCAGCTTGAAAACATCGATGAGATAAACCGTCTGCCGCTGAAAACCGTCGGGAATGCCTCCGTGCTGGTGGCCGACGTCGGCCAGGCCAAAGACGCATCGCAAATTCAATACAACATAGTGCGCGTGGACGGCCAGCCGTCCGTGTATCTCCCGGTGCTGAAACAGGGCGGCAGCACGATCTCGGTGGTCAAAGGGATCAAGGACGCCGTAAGTCACCTCCTTGACGTGCCGAAAGAACTCGTGACGAAAGTCGTTTTCGACCAGTCCATCTTCGTTAAGAACGCGATCAAGAATCTATGTCTGGTCGGTGCGGTTGGTTTGATTCTCACCGCCGGCATGATCCTGATGTTCTTTGGCAAACTCCGCGCGACAATGGCGGTGCTGCTGTCCATTCCGTTGTCCGTACTCGCTGCGTTCATTGCGCTGTCGGCCAGTGGAAATACAGTCAACGCGATGATTCTGGGAGGACTGGCGTTGGCGTTTCCACGGCTGATCAACAACTCCGTGGTCGTGCTCGAGAATATTTTCCGGCATCTCGAAATGGGCGAACCGCCGGAAGTGGCCGCGGAAAAAGGCGGCAACGAGGTGGCATTGCCGGTGCTCGCGGCCACGCTCGCAACCGCTGTGGTGTTCTTCCCGGTGACCTTTTTGTACGGTGTCAGCAAATTCCTTTTCAGCGCGCTGGCGGTGGCCGTGGTCCTGTCGTTGGCCGCTTCCTACCTGATCGCGATGACAGTGGTGCCGCTCTTTTGCGCGAAGTATCTGAAGTTCGAGCGGCAGTCAAAGCCGGACGTGTCGCCGAAGAAACCTTCCTTCGCGGGACGGTTTCAAGCCTGGTTCAATGGCCTCTTTGGACGATTCCTCCAGCAATACGGACGGATGCTGGACCGCGCGCTGGCCCGTCCGCTGCGGACGGTGCTCGGGCTTATGGCCTTGTGCGTACTCGGTTTTGCCGTGTATCCGCTGGTGGGTGTTTCCTACTTTCCCAAAACCGATCCCGGCCAGTTTCTTATCAATCTCAAAGCGCCGTCGGGCACACGGCTGGAGCAGACCGCGAAGCTCGTTCAAAGAGTGGAAGACATCATCCGCCGCGAGGTGCCGGCGGACGAACTCGATGTGACCGTCGCGAACATCGGCGTCACGCCGGGGTTCTCCTCGATCTACACGAGCAACTCTGCGCAACACACCGCGATGGTGCAGACCAGTTTGAAGACCGGCCACCGGATCAGCAGCTACGATTACATGGAACGGGTGCGCCGGCGGATTCGCGCGGAGCTGCCACAAGTAAGTGTCTATCTTCAATCGGGCGGACTCGTTGACGCCATCATTAATCTCGGCTTCCCCGCGCCCATTGACATCCAGGTGAACGGTTCGAATCTGGAGAAGGCTCACCAGCTCGCGCAGGACATCGAGCGCAAGGTGCGCGCGTTGCCGGGCGTGAGCGACGTGCTCGTGCCGCAGGACATTGATTACCCGGCGTTGCAACTCAGTGTGGACCGGATTCATGCCGCTGAGCTCGGGCTGACTTCGAAAGAAGTTGTTCAGAACGTGATTACCGCGCTGACCTCCGACCAGATGATCGCTCCGAGTTACTGGGTGGACCCAAAATCGGGAAACGATTATCTGCTCACGGTTCAATATCCCGAAAGCACGATCAAGGACTTCACGGACCTGATGGCCATCCCGCTGCGCGGACAGAGGCATCTCCACACCACGAGGCTCGACAACGTGAGCGGGCTACGCCACATCAGCTCGCCGACGGAAGTGGACCATTACCAATTGCGCCGCGTAATGGATGTTTACGTCTCACCCTCCGGCGAGAGCCTGGGAAATCTGGCACGCTCGGTCGAGAAGATCATCGCCGGCACGAAAGTTCCCGATGGCCTGCACGTCACCCTGCGCGGCGTTGTGCAGGGAATGCGGAGTTCGTTTCGCACCTTCGAACTGGGTCTGATTCTGGCCGTGGTCCTGGTCTATCTCATTTTGCTGGCGCAATTCAAATCGTTCATTGATCCGCTGCTGATCTTGCTGGCTGTGCCCGCCGGACTCGTGGGCGTGCTGCTCGCACTTTTCTTCACGCACACAACATTGAATGTGATGTCGTTGATGGGCGTGGTGATGGTCGTCGGCATCGTCGCCTCGAACAGCATTCTTATCCTTGAATTCATGCAGCGTTTGCGCGCCGAGGGTATGCCCGTGGACCAGGCGGTTCGCGAGGCGTGCCGCGTACGGATGCGCCCGGTTTTGATCACTTCGCTGGCAACGTTCGTCGGCTTGCTGCCCATGGCGGCGAAATTCGGCACTGGCAGCGAAGCCTACGCGCCGCTGGCGCTGGCGATCATCGGCGGGCTGCTGACTTCGGTTGTATTGACGGTATTCATCGTGCCAGCAGCCTATCTGCTGGTGTATCGCCGGCGGACGGCGCAGGCGGGAGCTCTGGCCGACGACAAAGCGACACGGTGCTAA